In a single window of the Magnolia sinica isolate HGM2019 chromosome 7, MsV1, whole genome shotgun sequence genome:
- the LOC131250973 gene encoding protein ALWAYS EARLY 2-like gives MASTRKSRMVNKRFSKVNEESPDKDGGNSNKSRPRKRKLSVMLGSQWSKEELERFYDAYRKYGKDWKKVASVIRNRSADMVEALYNMNRAYLSLPEGTASVAGLIAMMTDHYNLLEGSDSERESNDGVGASRKPQKRGRGKFKANSSKGSDGPFPDLLQHQSIASSYGCLSLLKKKRSGGTRPHAVGKRTPRVPVSYLHDKDGRGNIVSPNKQGLESAVDADDDEVACVAAAALALAGASQRGGSPQVSHTPSRRTEHMRASPIRSGERKQAESEIASTKATDEDCLEGSLGSREAENGDFAKDTESAGAVGNKRKGKKFQGKKRKAQGIENNHFDDVREACSGTEEGLALKAVKDEVDVEVTDGKAEGPRKRSRQLYFEDESFDLYALQTLADLSLNIDAESSVRVKEEKRNVDTVEKPNVPEATSANHQRDRPMIGPKLKGKPSVVGDDINTTKNAKIGKDLSVDVSANSEGKQQSFQPTGVIRKRKRKSAEKVSTTKAEVRGDSLPSESQKAETIAEEGKKSVSKGKRAGQIFPSPKQGKSARPPERSSSTTDLGRTGTDLPESTVQVSSVHQVNLPTKARSRRKMDIQKVLARKEPKSAESVGNDRPDKYSHLIHDKAADLKTKLSHCLSSQMLRRWCAFEWFYSAIDYPWFARSEFVEYLNHVGLGHVPRLTRVEWGVIRSSLGKPRRLSKQFLREEREKLEEYREKVRTHYAELRAGIRDGLPTDLARPLSVGQRVIACHPKTREIHDGNVLTVDRNRCRVQFDRPELGVEFVMDIDCMPLNPLENLSEALRRQSSIVDKFRENNDLKLDSLHKDIIKFPPSENLENADGFSHVASPNYPMNTLMKQAKGDTLDDIVQAKATANEVAAAQAMYGQPSTLEQIQAREADVQALSELSRALDKKEALLLELKHMNEEVMEILKEGDTIKDEHFRKQYAMVLVQLSDASNQVTSALYSLRQRNTFHGNSPPPWFSRPMVNSGGPAGPPSSFDHSAFPTQDSGSQVAEILESSRRKARVMVDAAMQAMSALKEGEDAFARIGEAIDLASNRFLGTDFGVSVVRSFTPSDQGHRSSAYHDQATSCTSEPVAVHSSGLMRNGSSNWNEAQLPLELMSSCVATLLMIQTCTERQYPPAEVAQILDSAVKYLQPCCNQNSQIYRDIQQCIGMVKNQVLALIPTQTAVLPTELSTM, from the exons GCTTACTTATCACTTCCAGAAGGCACGGCATCCGTGGCTGGACTAATAGCAATGATGACTGATCACTACAATTTGCTG GAAGGGAGTGATAGTGAAAGAGAAAGCAATGATGGAGTAGGAGCATCTCGTAAGCCCCAAAAGCGTGGTCGGGGAAAATTCAAAGCCAACAGCTCGAAAGGATCAGATGGACCTTTTCCAGACTTGTTACAACACCAGTCAATTGCATCAAGTTATGGGTGCCTATCTTTATTAAAGAAGAAGCGTTCTGGAG GTACCCGACCTCATGCTGTGGGAAAAAGAACTCCCCGCGTCCCAGTTTCTTACCTTCATGATAAGGATGGCAGAGGAAATATTGTTTCCCCAAACAAACAAGGTCTGGAATCAGCAGTagatgctgatgatgatgaagttgcCTGTGTCGCAGCAGCAGCATTAGCATTGGCAGGGGCTTCACAAAGAGGAGGCTCGCCGCAGGTATCTCATACACCAAGCAGAAGAACAGAGCACATGAGAGCCTCACCTATTCGGAGTGGTGAAAGGAAG CAAGCCGAGTCAGAGATTGCCAGCACCAAGGCCACAGATGAAGACTGTCTTGAGGGTAGTTTAGGGAGCAGGGAAGCTGAAAATGGAGATTTTGCCAAAGATACAGAAAGCGCTGGTGCAGTGGGAAATAAAAGGAAGGGAAAGAAGTTTCAAGGAAAGAAACGAAAAGCCCAAGGGATTGAAAACAATCATTTTGATGATGTCAGGGAAGCATGCAGTGGTACTGAAGAAGGGCTTGCTTTGAAAGCTGTCAAAGATGAAGTCGATGTGGAAGTTACAGATGGGAAAGCTGAGGGACCAAGGAAGAGAAGCAGACAACTGTACTTTGAAG ATGAAAGCTTTGACCTATATGCGTTACAAACATTGGCAGATTTATCTTTAAATATCGATGCTG AGTCGTCAGTTCGAgtcaaggaagaaaagagaaatgtTGATACTGTTGAGAAGCCTAATGTACCAGAAGCTACTTCTGCAAACCACCAAAGAGATAGACCTATGATTGGGCCTAAACTGAAAGGGAAACCCTCAGTGGTTGGAGATGACATCAACACCACAAAGAATGCTAAAATAGGGAAAGATCTGTCTGTTGATGTTAGTGCTAATTCTGAAGGAAAGCAGCAATCCTTCCAGCCTACTGGTGTGATACGGAAGAGAAAGCGGAAGTCAGCTGAAAAAGTAAGC ACTACGAAAGCTGAAGTTCGTGGTGATTCTCTTCCAAGTGAATCTCAGAAGGCTGAG ACCATAGCTGAAGAAGGGAAGAAATCAGTTAGTAAGGGTAAACGCGCAGGCCAAATTTTTCCATCACCCAAACAAGGGAAATCAGCCAGACCGCCGGAGCGTTCTTCTTCAACTACTGATCTGGGAAGAACAGGGACAGATCTACCTGAATCAACTGTTCAAGTTTCCTCTGTACATCAAGTCAATTTACCTACCAAGGCTAGGAGTAGGCGTAAGATGGATATACAGAAAGTATTGGCGCGCAAGGAGCCAAAGTCTGCTGAGAGTGTTGGAAATGATCGACCTGATAAATATTCACATTTGATCCATGACAAGGCAGCTGATCTTAAG ACCAAGCTTTCTCATTGCCTGTCATCACAAATGCTACGTAGATGGTGTGCGTTTGAGTGGTTCTATAGTGCAATTGACTACCCATGGTTTGCTAGAAGTGAGTTTGTTGAGTACTTGAATCATGTCGGATTGGGCCATGTTCCAAGGTTGACACGTGTGGAATGGGGTGTCATACGGAG TTCTCTTGGCAAACCAAGGCGATTATCCAAGCAGTTTTTACGCGAAGAAAGGGAAAAACTCGAAGAATATCGTGAGAAAGTTAGAACACATTATGCTGAACTGCGTGCTGGTATCAGGGATGGGCTTCCAACAGACCTTGCTCGGCCATTATCAGTTGGGCAGCGGGTTATTGCCTGTCATCCCAAGACGAGAGAAATTCATGATGGGAATGTGCTAACTGTCGACCGTAACCGGTGCAGGGTTCAGTTTGACCGGCCTGAATTAGGAGTTGAATTTGTCATG gatatTGACTGTATGCCTCTAAATCCACTGGAAAATTTGTCCGAAGCTCTTAGAAGACAGAGTAGCATAGTCGATAAATTCCGTGAGAACAATGATCTGAAACTAGACAGCCTACACAAGGACATCATCAAATTTCCTCCGAGTGAAAATTTGGAGAACGCTGATGGGTTTTCTCATGTTGCTTCACCTAATTATCCCATGAACACGCTGATGAAACAGGCTAAA GGCGACACACTTGATGATATCGTACAGGCTAAAGCTACCGCAAATGAAGTTGCTGCTGCGCAAGCGATGTATGGTCAACCTTCTACTTTGGAACAAATCCAAGCAAGAGAAGCTGATGTACAAGCTCTTTCTGAGCTGTCCCGTGCTCTTGATAAAAAG GAAGCATTGCTGTTAGAACTGAAGCACATGAATGAAGAGGTAATGGAAATCCTGAAAGAAGGAGATACTATTAAGGACGAGCATTTCAGGAAACAGTATGCCATGGTACTTGTACAGCTAAGTGATGCTAGTAACCAG GTTACTTCAGCTCTGTATTCTTTGAGACAACGCAACACTTTCCATGGGAACTCTCCGCCTCCATGGTTCAGCAGGCCCATGGTGAATTCGGGAGGACCTGCTGGGCCACCGAGCTCTTTTGATCACTCCGCTTTTCCCACTCAAGATTCAGGATCGCAAGTAGCAGAAATTCTTGAGAGCTCTAGAAGGAAAGCAAGGGTGATGGTAGATGCAGCTATGCAG GCCATGTCCGCGTTAAAGGAAGGGGAAGATGCTTTTGCAAGGATTGGTGAGGCCATCGATTTGGCAAGTAATCGGTTTTTGGGTACTGATTTCGGTGTATCAGTAGTGAGATCCTTTACCCCTTCAGATCAAGGCCATCGCAGTTCAGCTTACCATGATCAAGCTACTTCATGCACATCAGAGCCAGTGGCAGTTCACTCGTCTGGCTTGATGCGGAATGGTTCTTCTAATTGGAATGAAGCACAGCTCCCCTTGGAGCTTATGTCGTCCTGTGTCGCCACTCTGCTCATGATTCAG ACATGCACAGAGCGGCAGTATCCCCCAGCTGAGGTGGCCCAGATACTAGATTCTGCTGTAAAATACTTGCAGCCCTGCTGTAACCAGAACAGCCAAATCTACAGAGACATACAGCAGTGCATAGGAATGGTCAAGAACCAGGTGCTGGCGCTCATCCCGACTCAGACCGCAGTTCTTCCAACAGAGCTCTCCaccatgtaa